The Trypanosoma brucei brucei TREU927 chromosome 9, whole genome shotgun sequence genome includes a window with the following:
- a CDS encoding UDP-Gal/UDP-GlcNAc-dependent glycosyltransferase (curated by Mike Ferguson), producing the protein MISRKTYLWFKFEVETLKPTNPYKMKADDDIFMRAPLYLKYLEVLPREKLNMGRAMGHVDDSIWRMRWHAVGYANTLSRDVVEEIVGYSGLCKLLFERISFRNFEKYIDYGALNEDIMVGEVIRNKLKIEGLLTVDMQDCHYAMNVQRPLDPFVEDNPNLIVLHHIANDEYRWLMLHCQALAPHNQQPPSIFQITAFWHEFTC; encoded by the coding sequence ATGATtagtagaaaaacatatttgtggttCAAATTCGAAGTTGAGACATTAAAGCCAACTAATCCTTATaaaatgaaagcagatgatgatATATTTATGAGGGCGCCATTGTATCTAAAATATCTGGAGGTGCTTCCAAGGGAGAAATTGAATATGGGAAGAGCAATGGGTCATGTTGACGACAGCATCTGGAGGATGAGATGGCACGCCGTTGGGTATGCAAACACACTTTCAAGAGATGTCGTGGAAGAAATAGTTGGCTATTCAGGCCTTTGTAAACTATTATTCGAAAGAATCAGCTTTAGAAACTTTGAAAAATACATAGATTATGGCGCGCTTAACGAGGATATTATGGTTGGAGAAGTTATAAGGAATAAGTTGAAAATTGAAGGATTACTGACAGTGGATATGCAAGATTGTCATTATGCGATGAATGTACAAAGGCCACTCGACCCATTTGTAGAAGACAATCCTAACCTTATTGTTTTACACCACATTGCCAACGATGAATACAGATGGCTCATGTTACACTGTCAAGCCCTAGCGCCACATAACCAGCAGCCACCATCAATATTTCAAATTACAGCGTTTTGGCATGAATTTACATGCTAG
- a CDS encoding variant surface glycoprotein (GPI-Anchor Signal predicted for Tb09.244.1830 by DGPI v2.04 with cleavage site probability 1.653 near 478) has translation MRLISLEVAAFIVLRSTKPANIADAANKAEHAALCNFISMAGRVIAVPTVQPLDTENYAYIQQLNFALGDQQWQEKFYKNSDRKGVKDTAAEAGITGEGAADMWADLKKAAEALKSDSQNPLLKELEEMKLTAAARRLAKAELESLTNESREIKKMYPDPPKNVDYENNNPKSKLLAALLGAGNADVGTATGQKAVGAAATATRQATCTAGEKTTARPASALAMLACVCQSSGTAVTNFICTEKAKDSNAWTGNAYPHDTGLRHIGKSCPKARDDPVTTTELETALNNLLALIHTDGTHEYLGAYVQTGCDGTSPNGICVQFPDLATSAPEVATRDTWLATVAEIIQNLKILENNQAKAEYVNNQIKDKKHRALAALRRSKAIAGAIQVPTPQTAQKPKIGVNTRCEAHNKSKAACLGAKCKWGGQKDDDGPCSPSEEQAAEEEKETAGEAVTGTATEKCKGKLEPECTKAPEFKWENSACKDSIFLVNKKFALSMDAAFLSLVVFRYFIILAF, from the coding sequence ATGCGCCTGATATCTTTGGAAGTGGCTGCATTTATTGTACTACGCTCCACAAAACCTGCCAATATAGCCGACGCAGCAAATAAGGCGGAGCATGCAGCGCTGTGCAATTTTATTTCGATGGCTGGGAGAGTCATAGCGGTACCAACGGTCCAGCCACTAGACACCGAAAACTACGCCTATATTCAGCAATTAAACTTCGCGCTCGGCGACCAGCAATGGCAAGAAAAGTTCTACAAAAATTCCGACAGGAAAGGAGTCAAAGATACAGCAGCCGAGGCCGGCATAACAGGTGAGGGAGCAGCCGACATGTGGGCAGACCTAAAAAAAGCGGCGGAAGCCTTGAAAAGTGATAGCCAAAATCCACTACTCAAGGAATTAGAGGAAATGAAGCTAACAGCAGCGGCCAGGCGACTGGCAAAGGCCGAGCTGGAGAGTCTGACAAATGAGTCAAGGGAGATAAAAAAGATGTATCCGGATCCACCCAAAAATGTCGACTACGAAAATAACAATCCCAAAAGCAAATTACTAGCAGCATTACTGGGCGCAGGCAACGCAGACGTAGGGACAGCGACAGGTCAAAAGGCAGTCggggcagcagcaactgcaaCACGTCAAGCCACCTGTACAGCAGGCGAAAAAACAACGGCGAGGCCTGCAAGTGCTTTGGCAATGTTAGCTTGCGTATGTCAAAGCTCGGGCACGGCAGTGACAAACTTTATTTGCACAGAGAAAGCCAAGGATTCAAATGCATGGACGGGCAACGCATACCCACACGACACCGGGCTACGGCATATCGGCAAATCATGCCCAAAAGCGAGAGACGATCCAGTCACAACGACGGAGTTAGAAACGGCCCTAAACAATTTGCTAGCACTAATTCACACAGACGGAACGCACGAATACCTTGGAGCATACGTACAGACTGGCTGCGATGGCACCTCACCAAATGGCATCTGTGTGCAGTTTCCAGACCTAGCGACCAGCGCTCCTGAAGTCGCCACGAGAGACACATGGCTGGCGACCGTCGCGGAAATAATACAAAATCTAAAGATCCTTGAAAACAACCAGGCAAAGGCAGAATACGTAAACAACCaaataaaagacaaaaaacaccgAGCACTCGCAGCATTAAGGCGAAGCAAAGCTATTGCCGGGGCCATTCAAGTTCCAACACCACAAACCGCACAGAAACCAAAAATTGGCGTAAATACTCGATGCGAGGCACACAACAAGTCGAAAGCAGCATGCTTAGGAGCTAAATGTAAATGGGGAGGGCAAAAGGATGATGACGGCCCATGCAGTCCCAGCGAAGAACAAGCtgcagaagaggaaaaagaaacagctgGAGAAGCAGTAACAGGAACAGcaacagagaaatgcaaagggaaactaGAACCCGAATGCACAAAGGCTCCTGAATTCAAATGGGAAAATAGtgcttgcaaagattccatttttctcgtcaataagaaatttgctCTGAGTATGGATGCTGCTTTTCTGAGTTTGGTAGTATTTAGGTATTTTATAATTCTAGCATTTTAA